One segment of Bacillus alkalisoli DNA contains the following:
- a CDS encoding ABC transporter ATP-binding protein: MFLQLSNITKQFENQGKIQTVLSPIDVTIEEGEFVSILGPSGCGKSTLLSIVAGLTKPTTGEIRLQDSVITKPGKDRGMVFQQAALFPWMSVEENVLFAVRDSKNKEEKVERAHHFLKMVQLSSNLKQYPHELSGGMQQRVSIARALAMDPTVLLMDEPFGALDEQTRLRMQQELETIWLETKKTILFVTHSIYESIKLSDRILVMGTRPGSIIADITVDIDRPRLRTDERVVKLEGEISSLLQKEIEKVVQEELKI, translated from the coding sequence TTGTTTTTACAACTTTCTAATATAACGAAGCAATTTGAAAATCAAGGAAAAATACAAACCGTTCTTTCTCCGATTGATGTAACAATAGAAGAAGGGGAGTTTGTCTCTATATTAGGTCCTTCAGGATGTGGTAAATCAACGTTACTTTCTATAGTAGCAGGATTAACAAAACCAACTACTGGAGAAATCCGATTACAAGACTCGGTTATAACGAAACCAGGAAAAGACCGTGGAATGGTTTTCCAACAAGCAGCACTTTTCCCTTGGATGTCTGTAGAAGAAAACGTACTATTCGCTGTTCGAGATAGCAAAAACAAAGAGGAGAAAGTGGAGAGAGCACATCATTTCTTAAAAATGGTCCAGCTTAGCTCAAACTTAAAGCAGTACCCTCATGAATTATCAGGTGGTATGCAACAAAGGGTATCAATCGCGAGAGCATTGGCAATGGACCCAACCGTCTTATTAATGGATGAACCTTTTGGAGCATTAGATGAGCAAACAAGATTGCGAATGCAGCAAGAATTAGAAACAATTTGGTTAGAAACGAAAAAAACAATTTTGTTTGTTACACATAGTATTTATGAGTCTATTAAGCTTTCCGATCGAATTTTAGTAATGGGTACCCGACCAGGTTCCATCATTGCAGATATTACAGTGGATATTGATCGTCCTCGCTTACGTACAGACGAACGTGTCGTAAAACTAGAAGGCGAGATTAGTAGTTTATTACAAAAAGAAATCGAAAAGGTTGTTCAAGAGGAGTTAAAGATATGA
- a CDS encoding ABC transporter permease, translated as MKTWMKRVIFFVSLFVVWEIAVLMIGWPPYIMPKPTDVFPAIYIGFRDMTLVHALAASFQRLLIGLGLSILIGTVLGIWFAKSKTADETVGSLVLALQSVPSIVWLPLAITWFGFSETAITFIVTLGGTLVMTINMRTGIKNVPPLYIKAASTMGVSSFEMFWKVILPASVPYAVTGIRLAWAFAWRALMAAELLSMGPGLGYSLKYAAEFSKMDLVFGIIIIICVIGTIVDFLFFQRIEKNVARRWGLDQ; from the coding sequence ATGAAGACATGGATGAAACGAGTCATTTTTTTCGTCTCGTTATTCGTAGTATGGGAAATCGCCGTGTTAATGATTGGTTGGCCGCCTTACATTATGCCTAAGCCAACCGATGTTTTTCCTGCTATTTATATAGGCTTTAGAGACATGACATTAGTTCACGCATTAGCAGCAAGTTTCCAGCGACTATTAATCGGATTGGGCCTTTCCATTTTGATTGGTACTGTTCTTGGTATTTGGTTTGCAAAGTCCAAAACGGCTGATGAAACAGTTGGTTCACTTGTTCTTGCCTTACAAAGTGTTCCTAGTATTGTTTGGTTACCACTTGCAATTACGTGGTTTGGTTTTAGCGAAACAGCAATCACGTTTATTGTGACACTTGGTGGTACTTTAGTAATGACGATTAATATGAGAACAGGAATTAAAAACGTTCCTCCTCTCTATATAAAAGCAGCTTCGACAATGGGAGTATCTAGCTTTGAAATGTTTTGGAAAGTAATTTTACCTGCATCGGTCCCTTATGCAGTAACAGGTATTAGACTTGCTTGGGCATTTGCATGGCGTGCGTTAATGGCCGCTGAATTATTAAGTATGGGTCCTGGATTAGGGTATTCCCTTAAATATGCAGCTGAGTTTTCAAAAATGGACTTAGTATTCGGTATTATTATTATCATTTGTGTTATTGGTACAATTGTTGACTTTTTATTTTTCCAACGAATCGAGAAAAATGTTGCTCGTCGTTGGGGCTTAGACCAATAG
- a CDS encoding alpha/beta hydrolase translates to MENIKGQIEERILYSDALKEDMTLMIYKPANYSPLYKYHVLIAQDGQDYFSMGRIASLADELLGNKEIQNIIIIGVPYKDVQDRKEKYHPKGSKHKGYLRFLGHELTSYLDKEFPTYQMGMGRGLIGDSLAGTVSLLAALHYPNTFGNVILQSPYVNNYVLDKVGEFNETHLLTMYHVIGTEETDVKTTDGKTKDFVIPNRDLHKLMKEKNFTISYEEFEGDHTWTYWQPDLRKALKVIYR, encoded by the coding sequence GTGGAAAATATAAAAGGACAAATCGAAGAAAGAATTTTATATAGCGATGCATTAAAAGAAGACATGACTTTAATGATCTATAAGCCAGCTAACTACTCACCCTTATATAAATATCATGTATTAATTGCTCAAGATGGCCAAGATTATTTTTCAATGGGGCGAATTGCAAGTTTAGCTGATGAGTTATTAGGAAATAAAGAAATACAAAATATTATTATCATTGGCGTTCCTTATAAAGATGTGCAAGACCGCAAAGAAAAGTATCATCCTAAAGGCTCTAAACATAAAGGATATTTACGATTTTTAGGTCATGAGTTAACTTCCTATTTAGACAAAGAATTTCCTACTTATCAAATGGGAATGGGACGCGGTTTAATTGGAGACTCTTTAGCAGGTACTGTTTCTTTATTAGCTGCACTGCACTACCCTAATACATTTGGAAATGTCATTTTACAATCGCCTTACGTGAATAACTACGTGTTAGATAAAGTGGGGGAATTTAACGAAACACATCTTTTAACGATGTACCATGTTATTGGTACAGAAGAAACAGACGTTAAGACCACGGATGGAAAGACGAAAGATTTTGTCATTCCAAATAGAGATTTACATAAGTTAATGAAGGAAAAGAACTTTACAATATCCTATGAGGAATTTGAAGGTGACCATACATGGACATATTGGCAACCTGACTTGCGTAAAGCACTTAAAGTAATATATCGCTGA
- a CDS encoding aliphatic sulfonate ABC transporter substrate-binding protein has translation MRKRLIQLSIVLLISLGVLAGCGSSGDGKEKIIIGYFPNIDHVPAMVAKEKEMYEKALGEDVIVEYKTFPDGGAFMTALKTGEIHGGLVGPGPAMNNYASGADVKVIAGASSGGTVIIASKESGITSIEGLDGATFITPGIGCTHDVQMETFLKDFGLTSSRIGGSMQHVTGNPAQYGGMFETGRVQAAAVPEPWASVLSIEFGANIIVDSNEISYGETLPNTIFVTSGKLINEKQHLVEKLMEAHLQSVKFIEENPEEAKEIAIKSIKETTNHELSREIVDSAWERIRFTYEVDAEVVQEFANSSFDLKFLTEKPDFANFIDTSFVNR, from the coding sequence ATGAGAAAAAGGTTGATTCAGCTTAGTATTGTATTGTTAATTTCACTTGGGGTTTTAGCTGGTTGTGGCTCTAGTGGAGATGGAAAAGAAAAAATTATCATTGGGTACTTTCCTAATATAGATCACGTACCTGCAATGGTAGCAAAAGAAAAAGAAATGTATGAAAAGGCATTGGGGGAAGATGTAATTGTTGAATACAAAACATTCCCTGACGGTGGAGCATTTATGACAGCGTTAAAAACTGGCGAAATTCATGGTGGATTAGTAGGACCAGGACCAGCGATGAACAACTATGCAAGTGGAGCAGACGTAAAAGTAATTGCAGGTGCTTCATCAGGTGGTACTGTTATAATTGCAAGTAAAGAAAGTGGAATTACTTCTATTGAAGGTTTAGATGGAGCTACATTTATTACACCTGGAATTGGTTGTACACATGATGTTCAGATGGAAACTTTCTTAAAAGATTTCGGCCTAACTTCTTCTCGTATTGGTGGTTCGATGCAACATGTAACTGGTAACCCTGCTCAATACGGTGGAATGTTTGAAACTGGTCGTGTTCAAGCAGCAGCGGTCCCTGAGCCATGGGCGTCTGTATTATCCATTGAATTTGGAGCTAACATCATTGTAGATAGTAATGAAATCTCTTACGGTGAAACATTACCGAACACGATTTTTGTTACAAGCGGAAAATTAATTAATGAAAAACAACATCTTGTAGAAAAGTTAATGGAAGCACATCTTCAATCTGTAAAATTCATTGAAGAAAATCCAGAAGAAGCAAAAGAAATTGCAATTAAATCTATTAAAGAAACGACAAATCATGAATTATCACGTGAAATCGTTGATAGTGCATGGGAACGTATTCGTTTCACATATGAAGTAGATGCAGAGGTTGTTCAAGAATTTGCAAACTCTTCATTCGACCTTAAGTTCTTAACAGAAAAACCAGATTTCGCAAACTTTATTGATACTAGTTTTGTGAATCGTTAA